The following coding sequences lie in one Oncorhynchus kisutch isolate 150728-3 linkage group LG17, Okis_V2, whole genome shotgun sequence genomic window:
- the LOC109908355 gene encoding keratin, type II cytoskeletal 8 → MSVRKTTSYTVKSSSSGAAPRSFSSMSYSGPSQGASRQSYSARSSYGGANRGMGGGFGAGGGGGSYISSSTAYGGGMGLGMGMGMGMGMGGGVHAPITAVQVNKSLLAPLNLEIDPNIQIVRTNEKEQIKGLNNRFASFIDKVRFLEQQNKMLETKWNLLQGQTTTRSNIDAMFEAYISNLRRQLDGLGNDKMKLEADLHNMQGLVEDFKNKYEDEINKRTECENDFVLIKKDVDEAYMNKVELEAKLESLTDEINFLRQIYEEELRELQGQIKDTSVVVEMDNSRNLDMDSIVAEVRAQYEDIANKSRAEAETWYKSKYEEMQTSATRYGDDLRSTKTEIADLNRMIQRLQSEIDSVKGQRANLENQIAEAEERGEMAVKDAKLRIRDLEDALQRAKQDMARQIREYQELMNVKLALDIEIATYRKLLEGEEDRIATGIQSINISKQSSSYNSFPMESANSTYSSGYSSGFGGGFGGGYGSGYGGGYSGSNYSSGSGYGGGSTSNVTTQNKKSVVIKMIETKDGKVVSESSEVVDD, encoded by the exons ATGTCGGTCAGGAAAACTACCAGCTACACAGTCAAGTCCTCTTCCTCTGGGGCAGCCCCTCGCAGCTTCAGCAGCATGTCCTACTCTGGACCCAGCCAGGGGGCCTCTCGCCAGAGCTACAGCGCCCGTAGCTCCTATGGAGGGGCCAACAGGGGCATGGGAGGTGGGTTCGGGGCCGGTGGTGGAGGCGGCAGTTACATCTCCAGCTCAACTGCCTATGGAGGTGGCATGGgcctggggatggggatgggtatgggtatgggtatgggtgGTGGCGTTCATGCCCCCATCACCGCTGTCCAGGTGAACAAGAGCCTGCTAGCCCCCCTCAACCTGGAGATCGACCCCAACATCCAGATCGTCCGCACCAATGAGAAAGAACAGATCAAAGGCCTCAACAACCGCTTCGCCTCCTTCATTGATAAG GTACGCTTCCTGGAACAGCAGAACAAGATGCTGGAGACCAAGTGGAACCTCCTCCAGGGACAGACCACCACCCGCTCCAACATCGACGCCATGTTCGAGGCTTACATCTCCAACCTGCGCAGACAGCTGGACGGCCTGGGCAACGACAAGATGAAGCTTGAGGCTGACCTGCACAACATGCAGGGCCTGGTGGAGGACTTCAAGAACAA GTATGAAGATGAGATCAACAAGCGCACCGAGTGTGAAAACGACTTTGTGCTGATCAAGAAG GATGTGGACGAGGCTTACATGAACAAGGTTGAGCTGGAGGCTAAGTTGGAGAGCCTAACAGATGAAATCAACTTCCTGAGGCAGATCTATGAGGAG gagcTGCGTGAGTTGCAGGGCCAGATCAAGGACACCTCAGTGGTGGTTGAGATGGACAACAGCCGTAACCTGGACATGGACTCCATTGTGGCTGAAGTACGTGCCCAGTATGAGGACATCGCCAACAAGAGCCGGGCTGAGGCCGAGACATGGTACAAGAGCAAG TATGAGGAGATGCAGACATCTGCCACCAGATATGGAGATGACCTGCGATCCACCAAGACAGAGATCGCTGATCTGAACCGTATGATCCAGAGACTGCAGTCTGAGATCGACTCCGTCAAGGGACAG CGTGCCAACCTGGAGAACCAGATCGCCGAGGCTGAGGAGCGCGGGGAGATGGCGGTGAAGGACGCCAAGCTCCGCATCAGGGACCTGGAGGATGCCCTCCAGAGAGCCAAGCAGGACATGGCCCGGCAGATCAGAGAATACCAGGAGCTGATGAACGTCAAACTGGCCCTGGACATTGAGATCGCCACCTACAGGAAGctgctggagggagaggaggacag GATAGCAACTGGTATTCAGTCCATCAACATCTCCAAACAGAGCT CAAGCTACAACTCCTTCCCTATGGAGAGTGCTAACAGCACCTACAGCAGTGGCTACTCCAGTGGTTTCGGCGGTGGTTTCGGTGGTGGATACGGCAGTGGATACGGCGGTGGATACAGTGGCAGCAACTATAGCTCCGGTAGCGGCTACGGTGGCGGCAGCACCTCCAACGTCACCACCCAGAACAAGAAGAGTGTCGTCATCAAGATGATCGAGACCAAGGACGGAAAAGTTGTCTCCGAGTCCTCCGAAGTGGTTGATGATTGA